The Streptomyces sp. NBC_00459 DNA segment TGATGCACGATCAAGACAGCCGCACTCGGCTCAAGTTGGAGGTCCTCCACCTCCTCACCGGTCGCCTGCCGGGCACACATACGGTCTTCGGCGTAACTCCCCTGCCGTCCCGTCATCTTCTCGACGTACATCAGGGTGCCCTCCTGAATCCGTTCCGGCTCCAGGAGCTTGGGCGCCCGCTGCCCGACGTCCGGCGCGAACCACGAGGTGGACAGCGTGATGGGCCCGTCCTGGTTGTTGGTCACCCGCCGGCGGTGCACAGCCCGACGGTCCTTCACCAGGCCCAACGCCTCAGCAACGTGATCCGGGGCATCCAGCCACCCGGCCGACGTGATCACCGCGTACTCGCCTGGCGTGTAGATCTTCCCGGTCTGCCTGGCCCGCCCGTACAACTCCCGTGCCCGCCGGTTCACTTCCAGACTGCGGACGTACGTGCCGGACCCCTGCCGCTTCTCGACGAGTCCCTGATGACTCAGCGCCTCCAACGACCGCGCCGCTGTCGGCCTGGACACCTTCCAGACCGCCGCCAACTGCCGCTCGGAAGGAACCTCGTCCCCCGGCCGAAGGTCGCCCCGAAGGATCTGATCGCGGATGAAGTGCGCGATCTGCAGATACTTCGGCTGCGCTTCCTCAATCTGAGGCATGTCTCCATCCCCTCCTCGTCCAAGTGGCTATAGCCTCTAGCCACTATAGGGTGATCGGTCAACGAGCCGCCCCGTACCCTTGGCCCCATGACGCGGTTGATCGTCGCAGCAGGAGGAGGGGGCGACGCAGTCGCCGCCTCCATGCTCGACGCGGCCCTGCACGGCGACAGCGAGCCGGCCGTGATCCTCACGTACGCGTGGGATCGCTTGCTGATCGACCCGGTACCGGGCCCCCGGGGACCCGCCGACTTCACCGGCCTCGAACTGCTCACCCC contains these protein-coding regions:
- a CDS encoding GntR family transcriptional regulator, whose amino-acid sequence is MPQIEEAQPKYLQIAHFIRDQILRGDLRPGDEVPSERQLAAVWKVSRPTAARSLEALSHQGLVEKRQGSGTYVRSLEVNRRARELYGRARQTGKIYTPGEYAVITSAGWLDAPDHVAEALGLVKDRRAVHRRRVTNNQDGPITLSTSWFAPDVGQRAPKLLEPERIQEGTLMYVEKMTGRQGSYAEDRMCARQATGEEVEDLQLEPSAAVLIVHHVVFDLQDRPLEFAEATYPPHRWAFEQGYPLT